The segment TGCAACCGACCGCTGCTGATACCTGACTGCACGGCGGCTGGCCGGAGCGAGCCGCCAATCACGCATGTAACCCGAGGCCTGAAACCCGCCTGCACGGCGGCCGGCCACCACGAGCCGCCGCTCACGCACGTAACCCGAGACCTGAAACCCGCCTGCACGGCGGCCGGCCACCACGAGCCGCCGCTCACGCCCGTAACCCGAGACCTGAAACCCGCCTGCGCGGCGGCTGGCCGGAGCGAGCCGCCGCTCGCGCACGTAACCCGAGGCCTGAAACCCGCCTGCAAGGCGGCCGGCCACCACGAGCCGCCGCTCACGCACGTAACCCGAGCCTGAAACCCGCCTGCAAGGCGGCCGGCCACCACGAGCCGCCGCTCACGCCCGTAACCCGAGACCTGAAACCCGTCTACACGGCGGCCGGCCACCACGAGCCGCCGTTGGCACAGGTGAAGCGCGAGAGGATGCCTGTCTGGGCGGCGGCTGGCCGGAGTGAGCTCTTGCTGGCGCGGGTTGATGGCGGTGGCTGCCAGCGGGCTGATGGGCTGTGCGGGTCAGCTGGTCAGCGGGTCAGCTGGTCAGCGGGTCAGCTGGTCAGCGGGTCGGCGGGTCGGCGGGACAGCGGGACGGGGAACGGCGGGACGGCGGGGCCGGGGCTGGTGGGCGGGTGGGGTGGCGGCGGCGTCAGTGTCTGGCGGCGGGGTGGGCTTCGGGGTGGGAGTGGGCCGGCGCCGGCACCGGGACGGCGTGGATGTCCAGGTTGATGTGGACCTGGCGGCCGATGATCAGGCGGCCGGCGGTGACGCCGGCGGCCACGCGGTCGACGACGCAGGCGACGACGAAGCGGTAGCCGTCGTCGGCGGCCTCGGCGGCGACCAGGTCGAGGGTCACCTCGCAGGAGCCGCCGCGGACGGCGAGGACGCCGGTCAGCTGCCAGCCGTCGGCGGTTCGGCGGCAGCGGGTGCTGCGGAAACCGATCTCGGGGTGGGTGTCGGCGGCCAGGAAGCGCTTGCCGCGTACGTCGCGGTCGCGCCGTGGGTCGTCGGTGGTGAACGAGGTGGCGTCCAGTTCGGCGGAGGCGATGGAGCGTTCCGGGTCGGCGGCCACGGAGACGGTGCCGCCGGTCACGGCCATGGTGCCGGTCACCGGTTTCAGGCCCAGGACGTGGGTGGCGGTGAACCGGCACGCCGAGCGGGCCGGGTCGATGCGGTAGGTGCCGGCGCGGACGATGTTCAGGATTGTCATGTGCCTCAGCCTGCGGCGATGCGCGGCCGGGGACCTCAGTGCTGGTACTGACTTCCGGCACGCATCCGGGCGGCCAGCTGGGTGCGGTTGGCGAGGCCGAATTTCGCCAGGGCGTTGCGGACGTGGGTCTCGACGGTCCGCTCGGAGATGTGCAGCCGACCGGCGATCTCACGGTTCGGCAGGCCGTCCGCGGCCAGGGTGACGATCTCGCGCTCCCGGGCGGTCAGGTCGTCGCGGGTCAGTTCGGCGGCCGCTTCGGCGACCGCGCGAAGACCGAGCCGGCGTGCGATGGTGAGGGCCTCGGCTGCGAGCGTCCGGGTTCGGCGGGGGTCGAGGTCTCGGAGCGTTTGCGCGTACGCCAAACGGGCTTGTGCCGCGAAAGGCGCGGCGCCGATCCGGTCCTCCATCTCGATCGCGCTGGTGTGATGTCGCTCGGCGGCCGCCCGGTCGCCGAGGGCGGCGGCGATGCTGCCGAGCGGCCGGGCGAAGGCGCCGTGGCAGGCGGTCATTGTGTTCAGGTAGCGGTGGGCGAACGGCAGCGTGCGGGCGTAGGCGTCGGCGGCCAGATCGAGGTCGTCGAGCCAGACGCCGATCTCCCCTGCGGTGATCACCACGAAGCCACGCCGGCTGTCCGGCGGGAGGTCGGGCAGCATTCCGCGCAGGCGGTACACGCAGTCGGCACCGATGACGCGGTCGCCGCCGAGCATCGCGAGCCGGCCGATCTGGGCCACCGCGATCGGTTCGGAACCGAACCTGGCGAGCGCCGCGCCCAGGCCACCCGGCCAGTCCGGGACGTAGCCGGTGAACACCGCGAGGCAGGCACGGAAAGCGGCGTAGAGCTCACCGACCGGCTGGTCCTCGAACGTTCCGGCCAGCGCGAACGCCTCCGCCGCGGTCTCGCTCGCCGCCTCGGTCCGGCCGCTGAGCAGGAGCCGGGCCGCGCGCGCCCGCAGCAGATGCCAGCGGGCGACCGGCCAGCCGATCCGCTCGGCGAGATCGGCGAGCGCGGTCGTCTCGGCGTCGTAGCCGGGCAGGTCACCGATGGTGAGCGAGGCGTCGAGGCGCCAGAGCCGGCCCCACAGTTCGGCCTCCACCCGGCTGCCCTCGGCGGCCAGGTCGCAGCTGCGCCGGGCCAGATCGAGGATTTCGTCGGCGTCGGCGGCCAGGTCGAGCACCTCGTGCCGGGCGTGCACCGCGGCTGCCATGGCCTGCGGGTCTCCGGTGGCCTCGGCGAGTGCCATCGCCTGCCGGCTGATCGGTTCGGCCCGGCGCTGCTGTCCGGTCTCGACGAGCAGGAACGCCTGGTGGGCGAGCAGTTCGGCGCGGGCGACGTCCGCGCCGGTGTGCTCGGAGAGTGCCAGCGCCCGTTCGCAGAGGCGCAGCACGACCGCGGCCACCTGGCCGCCGAAACCGCGGACGACCAGGGCCGCGGCGGCGGCCAGATCCGGCCGGCCGGTGGCCTCCGCGTGGTCGAGGACGGTCGTGCAGTCGGCGACCGCGACCGTCAGCCGGCCGTCCCGGCAGGCCGCCTCGGCGCGGGCGAGCCGCAGCCAGTGGTCGCCGGGGTACAGGTCGAGGGCCTGTCCGAACCAGTTCGCCGCGGCCCGGTGGTCCAGCCGGCGGAGGGCGTCCTGCGCGGCGGCCGAGCAGGCGGTCCGGGCGAGAGCGCGCGACTCGTCGTCCACCACCGTGCGCACCCGGTGCCGGGCGGTGTCTCCCGCGGACGCTCCGGACCCGGCGAGGGCCTCGGCGATCCGGCGGTGGGCGCCGACCCGCTCGGCGCGGCTCAGCTCGGCGTACCGGGCGTCGCGGACCAGCTCGTGGGCGAACCGGAGCCGGGCCGGCGCCCACGGGTCCTCGACCAGCACGCCGGCCTCGATGGCCTCGGCCAGCAGCGGTTCCACCGCAGTGTCGGCGATCCGGGTCAGCAGGAGCACGTCGATGTCCGTACCCATGGCCGCGGCCAGGCCGAGCAGCTCGCGGCAGGCCGGGCCGAGCGCGGCGGTCCGGCGGCCGACCAGGCGCAGCAGGCCGTCCGGCAGGTCGACGGCGGCGGCCGGGCGATGCAGGGCGCCGGACCCGGTGAGCAGGCGGGCCAGCTCCCGGGTGTGGAGCGGGTTGCCGCCGCCGAGCCGGTGCACCACCGGCGGCCACGACGCGTACACCGGACCGCCCGCCTGCTGCGCCAGGAAGGTGGCCACGGTCGCGGCATCCCAGGGCGGTAGCGCGAGGAGCTCGGCGCCGGGCAGGTCGGTGTCCAGGGTGCGGGCGGTGGCGACGACCAGGAGCGGGGCGTCGGACACGTCCCGGGACAGGGTGGCCAGCAGGGTGAGCGAACCGGGGTCGGCCCAGTGCAGGTCCTCCAGCACCAGCACCAGACCGCCGTCCACCTCTGATGCGGCGGCGCGCAGGGCGCGGACGGTGGCCTGCATCGCGCGGAACCGGGCGGTCGCCGGTGACTCCCCGGTGTCGGCGGCGGTGAGCAGGTCGGGGGTGAGCCCGGGCAGGCCGCAGTCGAGCAGGCGTAGCCAGGGCCAGAACGCGGGTGCGCCCTCGTCCGGGTCGGCGCGGCCGGTCAGCACGGTGGCGCCGGCCGCGGACGCCCGGGCGACGGCCTCCTCGACGACGGCTGTCTTGCCTATCCCGGCCTCGCCGGTCAGCAGCACGACCGCACCCCGCCCGGCGCAGGCGTCAGCGCGCAGCCGGTCCAGCGCGACCACTTCGGCCACGCGGGCCACCAGGTGCGTCCCCATGCCGAGGATTGTCCGCCTCGGCCGGCGATCCGGGCAGTCGGTTCATGCGTCGGGTACGCGTACCGTGATCTCCTCGCCCAGGGTGTAGCCCGGGCACAGCTCGAGCTCGTCGCCGGACCAGAAACGGCCCGGGTCGTACCAGTTCGCCTTGCGGCCGCGCGGCAGCAGACCCATGTCCTCGTAGGTCACCGCGACCACCTCGGCGCAGAACGCCTTCTCCAGGGTGGCCTCGCTGACCTCGCCCTGCTGCCAGGGCAGGCGGATCTGCGGCACCCGGCCGCGCAGCCAGCGCCAGGCCAGCTGGGAGGTGGACGGGAACGGCGTACCGTCGAGGCGGGCGACCGTCTTGAGTGCCTTGTCCTCCATGGCCCGGGTGGCGCCCGGGTCGAGCTGGCGCAGCCAGCCGCGCTGACCGTAACGGCGGGCCCACACCGTGACCGCGTCGCGCAGGTCGTGCAGCTGGACGCCGCGCTGGAAACTGCCGGACCACATGTCCGGAAGTGATTTGCCCAGCTCGGCGTGCCACATCAGCGGCGGCATGTCCTCGATCACCAGGGACATCCCGACATGGTTCACCGGACTGTTGGTGAGGGTCTGGATGGCACGGTCCGGTCCGGAGCGCCCCCGGAAGATCCAGATATCACCCGTACGCGTCAGATCTATCGCCTCGTCGAGGCTGAGTTCGGCAACCACGTGTCTATCCTCAGCTGATGCGTTGGTGGAAGGTAGCGGGACTGGCAGGGCTGGCGGGCGTCGCGGCGACGGGCGTGGTGATCGCCCGGTCGGAGCGGCGGCGCCGGGCGTACACACCGGACGAGATCCGGAGCAGGCTGCACGAGCGCGTCGCCGAGGCTACCGACAAGAAGGAGTGACCGCTCACACCAACTCGGTGTCGCGCAGCACCGACCACAGACCGGCGCCGTCCGGTGCGGCGAACCAGATCTTGCCGCCGGACGGCACCACCTCGGCGTTCTCCGACGGGCCGGGGATGGCGCCGGCCAGCACCGCCTGGGTGGGTGACAGCCGGCGGATCGCCACGGCCGCCACGTTCTCCGGGTGGGTACGCGCGAACTCCGAGTAGATCTCCTGGTCGTGCTGCCCGTCGTCGCCGATCAGCAGCCACTTGACGTCCGGGAACTCCTCGGCCAGCCGGCGCAGTGACTTGCGCTTGTGCTCCTGCCCGCTGCGGAACCAGCGGTCCGGGGTGGGACCCCAGTCGGTGAGCAGGATCGGGCCGGCCGGGTACAGGTGCCGGCTGAGGAACCGGGTCAGCGTCGGCGCCACGTTCCACGCGCCGGTGGAGAGGTAGACGACCGGCGCGCCGGGGTTCGCGTTCACCAGTCGTTCGTAGAGGACCGCCATGCCGGGCACCGCTGTCCGGGCGTGCTCGTCGAGGACGAACGTGTTCCACGCGGCGAGCAGGGGACGCGGCAGCGCAGTGACCATGACCGTGTCGTCGATGTCGGAGATCACCCCGAACTTGACCGCCGGGTCGAGCACCCGGATCGGCGCGTCCACCGGGACGTTGCCCTCGGTGCTCAGCTTCGCGCTGCCCCAGCCGGGGTCGAGGTCGCCCTTGACGCGGCAGTCCAGGTAGCCGCTGCGGTCGGTCCGGGCCTCGGTGACGGTGCCGCCGATCTCGATGCGGACCACCGCGTTGCTGGCCGGGGTGGTGGTGAAGCTGCGCCAGCCGCGAACCTTCTCCCGGCGTTTGCGGACCAGGCCGGGACGGGCGAGCAGCACGCGTCCCATCACCCGCGCCCAGCCGGGCGCTCCGTAGCCGGTGTACGCAGTGATGTACGGCTTCCAGCCCCGGGACCGCAGCCGGCGCTCGATGAACTCGTGCATCGCGTCCTCGACCCGGGCCGCACGGTGGATCCGAACGTCAGGCGGGCTCGCACCTGCGGGAGTAACGGTCACCATCGCCTCCAAATCAGGTTGACGTACCGCCCGTCCGCTCGGCCACGTTACCCGGCTGTTGTTACCGCGAATCAGGAACCGGGGCGGGGTCCGGGTTGGACATCACGCCGCTGCCGGAAGTTCGGCCGGTGTCCACTGCTCGGACCACCAATGCTGGTCGATGGGTTCGGCGGCCGGGTCCCGGAGCCGGGCGGCGGCCGCCTCGGCGCGCAGGTCCCGGACTGCTTCGGCGGCGGCCTCGGCGCCCCGCCAGGCGTCGCGTTCCGCGGCGACGGCCCGCTGGTACGCCTCCAGCCGGTACGTCCGGGCCGCGTTGCGCAGCTCGGCCTCCTGCTGGACCGGGTGCAGGCGCGGGTTCCAGCCGCGGTGCGCGTACACGTCGTTGAGCTGGGCGATGGACAGGTCGTGAGTGCGGCACAGGCGGGTGGCGGCGCGGTGCAGGTAGCGCTGCCGGTCGACGTTCTCCCCCGGCTTGCGGCGGCGGCTCATCAGCGGGTAGGCGGTGGCGGCGGAGATGCGGCGGGCCATCTCGTCCGCCTCCTCGTACGCCGTCCAGGCCGCGTCGACCGCTTCCTGCGCGGCGAGCCACTCGGCGCGCCGGCGGCCGGCGGTCTCGGCCGCCTGGGCCGCCGCGGACTCCAGGTCCGCGGCGTACTGGTTCTCCTCCGGCTTGCGCACGGCGGACACCAGGCCCCGGGGCACCTTCGCGGTGGCGACCGCGACGGCGAGAACGAGCAGGATGATCAACCAGATCGCGGCCGCCTGCGGCACCGCGCCAACGAACGTCTGCAATGCGGAATCCATGGAACACCCCCAGTAATGGATCAACAGCGGCCGACGGGATCCGGGCGGGCCCCCTTGGCCCGCGCGGAGGTCAGGCGGCCGGGGGTGCGCGGGGGCCGGCGTGCTGCGGGGTCTCGCCGGCCGGCAGCAGCCGCGGCGCCGCGGCGGTCGCGGCCGTGTCATCGGCCGCGACGGGCGACGCGGGCTCGGTGGCCTCCTGCTCCCGGCCGGCCGAGCGTGCCGCTGACCCGGCGTCGGCAGACGTCTCGGCGGCCCCGGGGGTGGTCGCTGAGGCGTCCGGCGCGGGGCCGGCGGTCACGGAAGCCGCAGGGGGCGCAGCGGAGGAGAGATCGACGGGCGCGGCGGGGGACGCCGGGCCGGGCAGGCGCAGGGTCACGGCGAGCGCGAGCATCGCGAGGCTGGTGAGGAACCGCAGCACCCGGCGCCCGTCCCAGGGACGGGGCGTCTGCTGCGCCGCCGCGATCACAGATTTCAACCTACTAGTGCAGAGGGGTACGCGCACCGCTCGTCTTCGTCACGCCCACCCGACGGATGTCGTCGCCGGTCACCCGTCCGAGGGACGATGGGTGCATGAACCTCGAGGTGGTGGAGCAGGTCGCGCGGCTGGACAGCTGGCTGGCCGAGGGCGACGTGGTGATCCTGAGCGGTGCGGGTCTGTCCACCGACTCCGGGATCCCGGACTACCGCGGGCCGTCCGGCTCGGCCCGGCAGGGTACGCCGATGACGTACCAGACCTTCACCTCGGACCCGGTGGCCCGCCGCCGGTACTGGGCGCGCAGCCACCTGGGCTGGCGGACGATCGGCGACGCCCGGCCCAACGACGGGCATCTGGCGGTGGCCCGCTGGCAACGGCTCGGCGCGCTGACCGGCGTGATCACCCAGAACGTGGACGGGCTGCACCAGGCAGCCGGCGCGCGCGACGTGGTGGAGCTGCACGGCAACCTGGCCCGGATCGTCTGCCTGGACTGCGGTGAAAGGTCCGCCCGGGCCGAGCTCGAGCACCGGCTGACCGCGGCGAACCCGGGCTTCTCGGCGGTGGCCGCGTCAATCAACCCGGACGGCGACGTGGAACTGGACGACGCCGAGCTGGCCGGATTCGCCGTGGTGGCCTGCCGGTCCTGCGACGGGGTGCTGAAGCCGGACGTCGTCTATTTCGGCGAGACCGTCCCCGCGGACCGGGTGGCGGAGTCGTTCGCGCTGGTGGAGTCCGCTCGTACGCTGCTGGTTCTGGGGTCTTCCTTGACCGTGATGTCCGGCCGGAGGTTCGTGCTGCGGGCGGTCCGGGAGGGGATCCGGGTGGCGATCGTGAACCGCGGTGTGTCCCGCGGCGAGCCCTATGCCGATCTCATGATCGATGCCCCGTTGGGAGTGGTTTTGCCCAACCTGGCGCAGTCGGCGGAACGTCATGGTTACCGTCTCGAAATCTAAATAGATCTCTTGGCACATTGACGTGACCGCCCTCACTGGGGTTGACTGCCGAAACCGGTACCGAAACCGGTTCCGAAACGCCGACGCAACCGCGTAGTCACACCCCGGAGGAGCTGTGCCGATCACCATCGCCGATGTGGCGGCCCGGGCCAAGGTCAGTAAGACCACCGTGTCCCGGGTGCTGAACGGCAAGGGCGAACTCGACGAGACGACGGCCGCCCGGGTTCGTGCGGTCATCGACGAGCTCGGCTACGTGCCGAGCGCCCGGGCGGTCAATCTGGCCCGCGGGCGCACCCGGGTGATCGGCATGCTGGTCCCCTCGCTCACCTGGCCCTGGATGGGCGAGGTCGTGCAGGGGGCGGTGGATGTGCTGGAGGCCGAGGAGTACGGCCTGTTGCTGTTCACCTGCAACCGCGGGGCCGACTCGATGCGCCAGTTCAGCGCGCAGGTCGCCGCAAAATCCTTCGACGGGCTCCTGGTCATCGAGCCGGAGGGCACCTTCGACTACATCGCCACTCTGCACGCCCGCGGCCTGCCCATGGTGCTGATCGACGACCGCGACCAGGTGGACGGCCAGATCCCGAGCGTGGGCACCACCAACCACACCGGCGCCGCCTCGGCGGCCCGGCACCTGCTGGAGATCGGGCGCCACAAGCCGCTCGTGATCACCGGGCCGTCCCGCTTCGGCTGCACCCAGCAGCGCACGGACGGCTTCACCTCGGTCTACGCCGAAGCGGGACACCCGGTTCCCGGGGAGCGCCTGCTGCTCGGTGACTTCACCTTCGCCGCCGGCGTCGACCAGGTCCGGCAGGCGATCGAGGCCGGGGTCGACTTCGACGCCGTCTTCTGCCACAACGACATCTCCGCGACCGGCGCCATGCAGGCGGTCCTCGACTCGGGACGCCGCATCCCGGAGGACGTCGCGGTCGTCGGCTTCGACGACATCCCGCTGGCGGCGCACACCCAGCCGCCGCTGACCACGGTCCACCAGCCCATGCGGGAGATGGGCGAGGCCGCCGCCCGTACGCTGCTCGCCCACTTCGACGGCACCCCGCTGCCGACCCGGCCGACGATCATCCCGGCCACCTTCACCGTCCGCGCCTCGACCTCTTCCTGACCCCATGTGCTGACCCCGGGTGCGATCCGCACCCCGGGCTCGACACCCGTACCCGGCGAGACCCCGTGGCCGGCCATTGGCCGGTCGCGCGGTACCGCACGCCCTTCGGGCACCCCTCTCACCTGTGAAAACCGCGTTTGACCCCGAGGAGTATTTGCGATGCAGAGAAGGAAACTGTTCGCGGTCGCCCTGGCGGGCGTGCTCGCCACGGGCGGACTCGCCGCGTGCGGTGACTCGCCGAACGACAACAAGAACGCGAACGCCGGCAAGACGGCCGACTTCCTGTCGATCGGCATGCCCAACGGCACGGTGACGGAGAGCAACAACCCGTTCGTCAACACCGCCGCCGGCACGTCGCTCGGCTACCGCTGGATGATCTTCGAGCCCCTCGGCCAGTGGAACAACACCAAGCCGGCCGACCCGCTGACCCCGTGGCTGGCCAGCGAGATCAAGTGGTCCGCCGACTACAAGACCGTCGACCTGGTCATCCGGGACAACGCCACCTGGTCGGACGGTCAGAAGCTGACCGCCGACGACGTGGTGTTCACCCACACCATGCTCAAGGACAACGCGGCGCTCAACAGCTTCGCCATTCCGTACGACCAGATCACGGCCGACGGCAACAAGGTGAAGATGACCTTCAGGACGTCGCAGTTCACCACGCACCACAAGGTCATCGGGCAGACCCCGATCGTGCCGAAGCACATCTGGTCGAAGATCTCGGACCCGGCCACCGACCCGATCAAGGAGCCGGTCGGCAGTGGCCCGTACACCTTGAAGTCGTGGAGCCAGCAGGCGATCACGCTCGCCGTTCGAGAGAGCGGTTACTGGCAGGATCCGCCGAAGGTCAAGGAGCTGCGCTACACCTCCTACGCGGACAACAACGCGCAGGCCACGGCGCTGGCGAACGGCCAGGCGGAGTGGAGCTTCGTCTTCATCCCGAACTACCAGCAGACCTTCGTCGCCAAGGACCCGGAGCACTACAAGGTCTGGGCGCCGGGCGTGCTGGGCATCCACGGCCTGTACATCAACACCACGGTGAAGCCGTTCGACGACCCGGCCCTGCGCCGCGCCATGAACATGGTGATCAACCGCAACGACATCTTCGTGCAGGCCGAGGCCAGCTACTTCCACCCGGAGATCAAGAGCGTCACCGGCCTGCCCGAGGGCGCGGGTGACGCGTACATCGCCGAGGAGTACAAGGGCAAGACCTTCACCGTCGACGTCGAGGGCGCCAAGAAGCTGCTGGCCGATTCCGGCTACAAGCTGGAGGGCACCACGCTGAAGGACAAGTCCGGCAAGCCGGTCACCATCAAGCTCAGCGACCCGGCGCCGTGGTCGGACTACCAGACCTCGCTCGAGATCATCAAGAGCAACCTGGCCGAGATCGGCATCGCCGCGACGGTGGAGAAGCCGAACCAGAACGTCTGGGACGCCAACGTCCAGAAGGGCGACTTCGAGGCCAGCATGCGGTGGACGAACGGTGGCTCGACGCCGTTCGACATCTACCAGACGGTGATGGACGGCGACCTGATGAAGCCGATCGGCACCGCCGCTCAGCAGGGCAACTTCGGCCGGTTCAAGAGCCCGGAGGCGACCGCGGCGCTGAAGGCGTACTCGAACGCCACCGACGACGCGGCCCGTACCGCCGCGCTCGCCACGCTCCAGAAGATCTTCGTGGAGCAGGCGCCGATGCTGCCGGTCGGATCGGACAACGTCGGTGGTGCGTACAGCACCAAGAACTGGGTCGGCTGGCCCTCGGACCAGGACTCGTACGCACCGCTGCAGCCGACCCAGGCCGCCGCGCTGCAGGTGGTCCTGAAGCTGCAGCCCGCCAACTCCTGATCGCCGCGCGGGCGCCCCGGGCCACCGGGGCGCCCGCCTTCCGCCTGTACAAAAGGAACCCGGCATGACGTCGATCCCGGACGCCAAGGCGCCGGCCGACGAGGTGGTGCTCGAGGCGATCGGCCTGACCAAGCACTTCCCCGTCCGCCGGCGACTGCGCGACCTCTTCTCCCACCGGCACGACGCGGTTCACGCCGTCGACGACGTGAACCTCACCCTCCGCCGCGGTCAGGTAGTCGCCCTGGTCGGTGAATCGGGCTCGGGCAAGTCCACGGTGGCTCGCCTGCTCGCCCAGCTCTATCCCCGTACCGGCGGCGACATCCGGCTGCACGGCGAGTCGACGAAGGTCAAATCGGGCTCGGCGTTCCGCAGCTACTGCGCCCGGGTTCAGATGATCTTCCAGGACCCGTTCGCCTCACTGAACCCGGTGCACACCATCCGGTACCACCTGACCCGGGCGCTGAAGATCCACGGCAATGCCGGGAAGTCCGACGCCGACCTCGAGCAGTCGCTGCACGCGTTGCTCGAACGGGTCTCGCTCACCCCGCCGGAGCGCTACCTGGATAAGTTCCCGCACGAGTTGTCCGGCGGTCAGCGGCAGCGTGTGGCGATCGCCCGGGCACTCGGCGCCGAGCCGGAGGCGCTGCTCGCCGACGAGCCGGTGTCCATGCTGGACGTCTCCATCCGGCTCGGCATCCTCAACCTGCTGCGGGACCTCAAGGAACGCCTCAACCTGGCGATCCTCTACATCACCCACGACATCGCGTCGGCTCGGTACTTCGCCGACGAGACGATGGTGATGTACGCCGGCCGGATGGTCGAGGGCGGCGACAGCGAGACGGTCACCCAGTCGCCCGCTCACCCGTACACCCGTCTTCTGATCGACTCGGCGCCGGACCCGGACCGGCTCACCGGCGCGTCCGATGCCGAAGGCGAGGACCGCGGCAACGGCGAGCCGCCCAGCCTGATCCACCCACCCAGCGGATGTCGCTTCCACCCGCGGTGCCCGATGGCGTTCGCGCGTTGCTCGACCGAGGTCCCGGTCCCGTTGGAGATCGGCGACGTGCCCGGTCACTGGGCTGCCTGCTGGCTCTACGACCAGGCGGAGAAGACCGAGGTGGCGAAGTGAAGTACTTCCTGCAGCGCCTCGCCTTCTACCTGTTCACCGCGTGGGCCGCGATCACGCTCAACTTCTTCATTCCCCGGATGGTGCCGGGCGACCCGGTGCAGGCGCTGGTGACCAAGTTCCAGGGTCAGCTCAGCAGCCAGGCGATCGACTCGCTGTACGTCCTGTTCGGCCTGGACCGCGACGCCAGTCTCTGGCAGGAGTACGTCAGCTACTGGAAGCAGCTGTTCTCCGGTGACCTGGGTCTGTCGTTCACCTTCTTCCCGACGCCGGTCTCCGAGGTGATCAGCAACAGCCTTCCGTGGACGCTGCTGCTGGTCGGCATCACCACGATCATCAGCTTCTTCCTCGGCACCGGCCTGGGCATCCTGGCCGGCTGGCGGCGGGGTTCCTGGACCGACGGTCTGCTGCCGGTGACGACGTTCTTCTCCTCGGTGCCGTACTTCTGGCTCGGGATCATCGCGATCTACCTGCTCACCGGGCCGGACAGCTTCTTCCCGTCGTCGGGCGGCTTCGACAGCGGCCTGGTGCCGGCCTGGGACCAGTACTTCATCCCGAGCGCGATCCAGCACAGCCTGCTGCCGGCCCTGACCATCCTGATCTCCTCGGTCAGCGGCTGGATCCTCAGCATGCGGAACATGATGGTGACCGTCTCGTCGGAGGACTACATCACCGTCGCGCACGCCAAGGGCCTCCCCGACCGCCGGGTGGCGATGAGCTACGCGGCGCGCAACGCGTTGCTGCCCAACGTCTCCGGCTTCGCGCTGTCGCTCGGGTTCATCGTCGGCGGCACCCTGCTGGTGGAGATTGTCTTCTCCTACCCGGGCGTCGGGTTCCAGCTCTTCCAGGCCCTGGGCGCTCAGGACTACCCGCTCATGCAGGGCGTCTTCCTGATCATCACGATCTCGGTGCTGGTCGCGAACCTGCTGGCGGACATCGCCTACCTGCTCCTCGACCCGCGCACCCGCAAGGAGGGCTGACCTATGACGATCCCCACCTCGAGCATCGAGCAGGTCATCCCGGAGCAGGGCGCGATGGCGCAGCCGGAGACCGGCAAGCCGGCCAAGGCCAAGCGGCAGCGGTTCCGGTTCGTGTCCAACCGCAAGGCGGCGACCGGCCTGATCATCCTGGCGATCTACCTGCTCGTCGCGATCATCGGCCCGTGGGTCGCCCCGTACGACCCGAGCGCCCGCGGCAACGACCTGGTCCAG is part of the Actinoplanes sp. NBC_00393 genome and harbors:
- a CDS encoding LacI family DNA-binding transcriptional regulator, producing the protein MPITIADVAARAKVSKTTVSRVLNGKGELDETTAARVRAVIDELGYVPSARAVNLARGRTRVIGMLVPSLTWPWMGEVVQGAVDVLEAEEYGLLLFTCNRGADSMRQFSAQVAAKSFDGLLVIEPEGTFDYIATLHARGLPMVLIDDRDQVDGQIPSVGTTNHTGAASAARHLLEIGRHKPLVITGPSRFGCTQQRTDGFTSVYAEAGHPVPGERLLLGDFTFAAGVDQVRQAIEAGVDFDAVFCHNDISATGAMQAVLDSGRRIPEDVAVVGFDDIPLAAHTQPPLTTVHQPMREMGEAAARTLLAHFDGTPLPTRPTIIPATFTVRASTSS
- a CDS encoding App1 family protein, with product MVTVTPAGASPPDVRIHRAARVEDAMHEFIERRLRSRGWKPYITAYTGYGAPGWARVMGRVLLARPGLVRKRREKVRGWRSFTTTPASNAVVRIEIGGTVTEARTDRSGYLDCRVKGDLDPGWGSAKLSTEGNVPVDAPIRVLDPAVKFGVISDIDDTVMVTALPRPLLAAWNTFVLDEHARTAVPGMAVLYERLVNANPGAPVVYLSTGAWNVAPTLTRFLSRHLYPAGPILLTDWGPTPDRWFRSGQEHKRKSLRRLAEEFPDVKWLLIGDDGQHDQEIYSEFARTHPENVAAVAIRRLSPTQAVLAGAIPGPSENAEVVPSGGKIWFAAPDGAGLWSVLRDTELV
- a CDS encoding NAD-dependent protein deacetylase codes for the protein MNLEVVEQVARLDSWLAEGDVVILSGAGLSTDSGIPDYRGPSGSARQGTPMTYQTFTSDPVARRRYWARSHLGWRTIGDARPNDGHLAVARWQRLGALTGVITQNVDGLHQAAGARDVVELHGNLARIVCLDCGERSARAELEHRLTAANPGFSAVAASINPDGDVELDDAELAGFAVVACRSCDGVLKPDVVYFGETVPADRVAESFALVESARTLLVLGSSLTVMSGRRFVLRAVREGIRVAIVNRGVSRGEPYADLMIDAPLGVVLPNLAQSAERHGYRLEI
- a CDS encoding ATP-binding protein, encoding MGTHLVARVAEVVALDRLRADACAGRGAVVLLTGEAGIGKTAVVEEAVARASAAGATVLTGRADPDEGAPAFWPWLRLLDCGLPGLTPDLLTAADTGESPATARFRAMQATVRALRAAASEVDGGLVLVLEDLHWADPGSLTLLATLSRDVSDAPLLVVATARTLDTDLPGAELLALPPWDAATVATFLAQQAGGPVYASWPPVVHRLGGGNPLHTRELARLLTGSGALHRPAAAVDLPDGLLRLVGRRTAALGPACRELLGLAAAMGTDIDVLLLTRIADTAVEPLLAEAIEAGVLVEDPWAPARLRFAHELVRDARYAELSRAERVGAHRRIAEALAGSGASAGDTARHRVRTVVDDESRALARTACSAAAQDALRRLDHRAAANWFGQALDLYPGDHWLRLARAEAACRDGRLTVAVADCTTVLDHAEATGRPDLAAAAALVVRGFGGQVAAVVLRLCERALALSEHTGADVARAELLAHQAFLLVETGQQRRAEPISRQAMALAEATGDPQAMAAAVHARHEVLDLAADADEILDLARRSCDLAAEGSRVEAELWGRLWRLDASLTIGDLPGYDAETTALADLAERIGWPVARWHLLRARAARLLLSGRTEAASETAAEAFALAGTFEDQPVGELYAAFRACLAVFTGYVPDWPGGLGAALARFGSEPIAVAQIGRLAMLGGDRVIGADCVYRLRGMLPDLPPDSRRGFVVITAGEIGVWLDDLDLAADAYARTLPFAHRYLNTMTACHGAFARPLGSIAAALGDRAAAERHHTSAIEMEDRIGAAPFAAQARLAYAQTLRDLDPRRTRTLAAEALTIARRLGLRAVAEAAAELTRDDLTAREREIVTLAADGLPNREIAGRLHISERTVETHVRNALAKFGLANRTQLAARMRAGSQYQH
- a CDS encoding YceI family protein, whose translation is MTILNIVRAGTYRIDPARSACRFTATHVLGLKPVTGTMAVTGGTVSVAADPERSIASAELDATSFTTDDPRRDRDVRGKRFLAADTHPEIGFRSTRCRRTADGWQLTGVLAVRGGSCEVTLDLVAAEAADDGYRFVVACVVDRVAAGVTAGRLIIGRQVHINLDIHAVPVPAPAHSHPEAHPAARH